A genomic segment from Prinia subflava isolate CZ2003 ecotype Zambia chromosome 28, Cam_Psub_1.2, whole genome shotgun sequence encodes:
- the LOC134562491 gene encoding apovitellenin-1-like produces the protein MLQSRALVIALILLLSTTFPEVQSKSLFDKDRRDWLAIPEKITSYFYEAVNKVYPKVSQFFWDTVQSPTVTAARQRITKEATKVSIMIDQLVEKMKILWYTTILGY, from the exons ATGCTGCAATCCAGGGCATTGGTGATAGCTCTGATTCTGCTCCTCAGCACCACTTTCCCTG aagtgCAGTCAAAGTCCCTCTTTGACAAAGACCGTCGTGACTGGCTGGCTATCCCTGAGAAAATTACATCTTACTTCTATGAAGCTGTGAacaaggtgtaccctaaagtCAGTCAGTTCTTTTGGGATACTGTCCAGAGTCCAACAGTTACTGCGGCCAG ACAGAGAATCACGAAAGAAGCAACTAAAGTCAGTATAATGATTGATCAGCTGGTTGAAAAAATGAAGATCCTGTGGTACACAACAATCCTGGGCTATTAG